The following proteins come from a genomic window of Methanospirillum lacunae:
- a CDS encoding 5,10-methylenetetrahydromethanopterin reductase: MSYGIEFVPGNINVKQVVNYCKLAESKDIDFAWITNHYNNRHCYPTLAAIAQATTTLKMGPGIMNAFTDTPAAMASFACTLDEISEGRAVMGIGPGDLSTLPKLAINPEKPVGRLEEAVVQMRKLIAGEQVSKSGMKFFDYDGAKLTGVSLPGKKGIPMYIGAQGPKVLELAGTIGDGALINASNPKDFEVAIPIIKAACEKVGKKNFDIGAYTAMSIDKNEKKARNAAKIVAAFIAAGSPEPLLQRHGLDLAKVANIKAALGKFDFKTAGENVDDATIDAFTIAGTPDTVKQKCEDLMKSGVTQVIFGSPLGPDVVNSIRLLGKYVV, encoded by the coding sequence TTGAGTTATGGTATAGAATTCGTTCCAGGAAACATTAACGTCAAACAGGTGGTTAATTACTGTAAACTTGCAGAGTCAAAGGATATTGACTTTGCCTGGATTACAAACCACTACAACAACCGCCACTGCTACCCAACCCTTGCAGCAATTGCTCAGGCAACAACAACCCTGAAGATGGGTCCGGGTATTATGAACGCCTTCACCGATACACCTGCTGCAATGGCATCCTTTGCATGTACCCTTGATGAGATATCTGAGGGCCGTGCAGTAATGGGTATCGGACCTGGCGACCTCTCAACCCTTCCAAAGCTCGCAATCAACCCGGAAAAGCCGGTCGGACGCCTTGAGGAAGCAGTTGTGCAGATGCGCAAGCTCATCGCTGGTGAACAGGTTTCAAAGAGCGGCATGAAATTCTTTGACTACGATGGTGCCAAGCTCACCGGTGTCAGCCTCCCAGGAAAGAAGGGCATTCCGATGTATATCGGTGCCCAGGGACCAAAAGTTCTGGAACTTGCAGGAACCATCGGAGACGGTGCCCTGATCAACGCATCCAACCCCAAAGACTTCGAAGTAGCTATCCCAATCATCAAGGCAGCTTGTGAGAAGGTAGGTAAGAAGAACTTTGACATTGGTGCATACACTGCAATGTCCATCGACAAGAATGAGAAGAAGGCACGCAATGCAGCAAAGATTGTAGCCGCATTCATTGCAGCTGGATCTCCAGAGCCACTGCTCCAGCGCCATGGTCTCGACCTCGCTAAGGTTGCAAATATCAAGGCAGCACTCGGCAAGTTTGACTTCAAGACTGCTGGAGAAAATGTCGACGATGCAACCATCGATGCATTCACCATTGCAGGAACCCCGGACACTGTCAAGCAGAAGTGTGAGGACCTGATGAAATCCGGTGTTACTCAGGTTATCTTTGGATCACCACTCGGCCCGGACGTTGTCAACTCCATCCGCCTGCTCGGTAAGTACGTAGTCTAA
- a CDS encoding FtsZ/tubulin family protein, protein MRLLILGLGTAGSRIADAIAEPAAGSTRNTLHVIAVDNDPTILENLKYIRRDRKVYFPKDSISTPELLTTTFTIDEVKAQLKSNDAGGHDAVLLCAGLGGGLIDLVPHLVGIIRETMFEPVFALVTLPSDDEGQERLKRAATNMRQIRSILDGVIVFDNQLWLDKVREQIETAVQQPGPGVTERFWIPGTPEKTSVDPYDLINHQISKRIQLLIQAGEVQDTPPQMVLDTREILNTITGMGLITIGLADEFLEEHSKIGFFRQKQESLVHRQEKAGRIVKLAEKAVFRDISAYSELSSAKKALILLIGPEDELSMKGFMAVRKWIDDSINGYELRSGDSPVSSRHGSHVAVLIVLSGLSEIPRVSELDRLIQKN, encoded by the coding sequence ATGAGACTCTTGATATTAGGACTTGGCACGGCTGGGAGTAGAATTGCTGATGCTATAGCAGAACCAGCCGCTGGATCAACCCGTAACACTCTTCATGTGATAGCTGTAGATAATGATCCAACTATCCTTGAAAATCTAAAATACATCAGAAGAGACAGAAAGGTCTACTTTCCAAAAGACTCCATCTCAACACCAGAACTCCTGACAACCACCTTTACCATTGATGAGGTGAAAGCCCAGCTCAAGTCAAATGATGCTGGAGGACATGATGCAGTACTCCTCTGTGCAGGACTCGGAGGTGGCCTTATAGATCTGGTTCCTCATCTGGTTGGCATTATCAGAGAGACGATGTTTGAGCCGGTCTTTGCCCTGGTAACTCTTCCTTCTGATGATGAAGGTCAGGAACGACTCAAACGGGCCGCAACAAATATGCGTCAAATCCGTTCAATCCTTGACGGAGTCATTGTCTTTGATAACCAGCTCTGGCTCGATAAAGTTCGTGAACAGATTGAAACAGCTGTTCAACAACCCGGGCCGGGAGTCACAGAACGGTTTTGGATTCCCGGCACCCCCGAGAAGACTTCTGTTGATCCCTACGACCTGATCAACCACCAGATCTCAAAACGGATTCAGTTGCTGATCCAGGCAGGAGAAGTTCAGGATACACCACCACAGATGGTGCTTGATACTAGAGAAATTCTAAATACCATTACAGGAATGGGACTGATTACAATAGGTCTTGCAGACGAGTTTCTTGAAGAACATTCAAAGATAGGATTTTTCCGCCAGAAACAGGAGTCCCTTGTCCATAGGCAGGAAAAGGCTGGGAGAATAGTGAAACTTGCTGAAAAAGCTGTATTCAGAGATATATCAGCATACAGCGAACTCTCATCAGCCAAAAAGGCCCTTATATTGTTGATCGGACCTGAAGATGAACTTTCCATGAAAGGGTTTATGGCTGTCAGAAAATGGATCGATGATAGTATCAATGGTTATGAACTCAGATCTGGAGATAGTCCTGTATCATCACGACACGGCTCACATGTAGCAGTCCTCATTGTTTTGTCTGGCTTAAGTGAGATACCCAGAGTCAGCGAACTTGATAGATTAATTCAGAAAAATTAA
- a CDS encoding DUF128 domain-containing protein — translation MIKTEHKYIEILRILKDHQEPMGAKRLSELLAERGYVMTDRAVQYYLRYLDTRGFTEKVGNQGRILTSTGIAETDRALVEDRIGFVISKLERLAFKSTFNPDTSTGDVAYNLTIVPNEKLDAVTKVFDRVRDAGCSFFKSFAFLDRDSRVPADHTGILTVCSITMDGVFQHNGIPVKMAYGGTIRIVDKKPIEFVDLIGYQGSTVDPLQLFINSGLTSIGPFISDGSGVLLANIRQIPGLSWDRASDLITRMQGCGFRFPLMMGRGQIFNLVTDPGRISLVSYSGMNSIGYAAEEGLKLTTEIGAGTIPFSRIVNSN, via the coding sequence ATGATCAAGACTGAACATAAGTATATCGAAATTTTGCGAATTCTCAAGGATCACCAGGAGCCTATGGGAGCAAAACGCCTTTCAGAACTTCTGGCAGAACGCGGATATGTGATGACTGATCGGGCCGTTCAGTACTATCTCCGATATCTGGATACACGTGGATTCACTGAAAAGGTTGGTAATCAGGGGAGAATTCTAACCTCCACCGGTATAGCAGAGACAGATCGCGCCCTGGTAGAAGACCGTATTGGTTTTGTTATTTCTAAACTTGAGCGGCTGGCATTTAAGAGCACATTCAACCCTGATACTTCGACCGGTGATGTGGCGTATAACCTTACCATTGTGCCAAATGAAAAACTAGACGCAGTAACCAAAGTTTTTGATAGGGTACGGGATGCGGGATGTAGTTTTTTCAAGTCCTTTGCCTTTTTGGATCGCGACTCACGTGTTCCTGCAGATCATACCGGGATTCTGACCGTCTGTAGTATTACTATGGATGGTGTCTTCCAGCACAATGGCATTCCCGTAAAGATGGCATATGGAGGGACAATACGGATTGTGGATAAAAAACCGATTGAATTTGTTGATCTGATTGGCTATCAGGGTTCCACAGTTGATCCCTTACAACTCTTCATAAACTCAGGTCTCACGTCAATTGGCCCGTTTATTTCAGATGGGTCCGGAGTTCTTCTCGCAAATATCAGGCAAATTCCAGGTTTGTCATGGGATAGAGCATCTGATCTGATCACAAGGATGCAGGGATGTGGTTTCAGGTTTCCTCTTATGATGGGAAGGGGTCAGATCTTTAATCTTGTTACTGATCCCGGACGAATTTCCCTGGTTTCTTATTCAGGGATGAATTCAATTGGATATGCGGCAGAAGAGGGTCTTAAACTCACAACTGAAATAGGAGCAGGAACAATTCCATTCTCCCGAATAGTAAATTCAAACTAA
- the dcd gene encoding dCTP deaminase: MILSSRSLRQRLGVPAGNGGVVLEPYGSECQQPASYDLRASEEYSLERGMMTLVATMEWVELPGDLAATLRCRSSYARRGLLISGGFVDPGFRGHLTLCLVNMGPEPVSIKAGDRIVQMIFSEVSAGDEIYNGRYQDSNGVVPAR, encoded by the coding sequence ATGATTCTGTCATCACGCTCGCTCCGGCAGAGGCTTGGGGTTCCTGCCGGTAATGGAGGTGTTGTTCTCGAGCCATATGGCTCTGAGTGCCAACAGCCTGCTTCATATGATCTTCGGGCTTCTGAAGAGTACTCACTTGAACGCGGGATGATGACGCTGGTCGCTACAATGGAATGGGTGGAACTCCCAGGTGACCTCGCTGCCACGCTTCGTTGTCGATCTTCGTATGCACGGCGTGGGCTCCTTATCAGTGGGGGGTTTGTTGATCCCGGATTCAGAGGTCATCTCACTCTATGTCTCGTAAACATGGGTCCAGAACCAGTTTCTATAAAAGCTGGTGACCGGATTGTGCAGATGATCTTTTCGGAAGTCAGCGCTGGTGACGAGATCTATAATGGTCGGTATCAGGATAGCAACGGAGTGGTTCCAGCACGATGA
- a CDS encoding carboxypeptidase-like regulatory domain-containing protein, translated as MEHTIHKLVSGGVIVLLICLLAIFPVCGLNIMVFEQTDRTAPIPQALIYTNGEYAATTNENGTYNLSYEGYPPTLRIAKAGYRDWTGKPLVNDTLLLVPLQIRNCTYTIQVFDADTLLPLPDIQVKASLPDGTIGQNRTNSNGTALLSLRTEQVYDLTIAGGIYQTIRDKLVTRFEDTAAQYSMIRSDRISLHVLDADTKHPVPDVQILTDGKDSGKTNAKGILITNMSRGVDHMIEARSPGYEKTILQKNPGEEDLILDVVIVPLKSTVFVSVYDPAKQPIEGADVRIDGNSVGLTTQYGRISIPDLEIRSYLFSVSKKGYKPESRSLDLTSNNSDIIFDLSPDLISVPVLIRDNQGKILPNASVMVNGSQVAASNNNGTATLSLIENQTYHIGANLSGYLQNNTTIIPPVSSPVILVLSPKEKDKTTTPFPWMDVGIIILVVLILLGILYFRGGGKRPSSRAKKRRVDLRKRSL; from the coding sequence ATGGAACATACGATACACAAACTGGTGTCTGGTGGAGTGATTGTCCTCCTGATCTGCCTTCTGGCTATCTTTCCAGTTTGTGGTCTCAATATTATGGTATTTGAGCAGACAGATCGAACAGCACCGATCCCTCAGGCACTCATTTACACCAATGGTGAGTATGCTGCAACAACTAATGAGAATGGGACATACAATCTCTCGTATGAAGGGTATCCTCCTACTCTCAGGATTGCAAAGGCCGGATATCGTGACTGGACGGGAAAGCCCCTTGTAAACGATACCCTGCTCCTTGTCCCCCTTCAAATACGCAACTGCACATATACCATCCAGGTTTTTGATGCTGATACGCTTCTTCCCCTACCTGACATTCAAGTGAAAGCGAGTTTGCCGGATGGGACTATCGGACAGAATCGTACTAATTCAAATGGAACTGCTCTTCTTTCTCTCAGAACTGAACAGGTTTATGATCTCACAATCGCTGGTGGTATATACCAAACCATCAGGGACAAACTAGTTACCAGGTTTGAGGATACAGCGGCTCAGTACTCCATGATCAGAAGTGATCGGATCTCTCTCCATGTTCTGGATGCAGATACAAAGCATCCGGTTCCTGATGTTCAAATTCTGACTGACGGAAAAGATTCAGGGAAGACAAATGCGAAAGGAATTCTGATCACAAATATGAGCAGGGGTGTGGATCATATGATCGAGGCAAGATCACCTGGATATGAGAAAACAATCCTGCAGAAAAATCCTGGGGAAGAGGATTTAATTCTTGATGTAGTTATCGTGCCACTTAAATCTACTGTGTTTGTCTCGGTATATGATCCTGCAAAACAACCTATTGAAGGAGCGGATGTACGGATAGATGGCAATTCAGTTGGACTTACCACCCAATATGGAAGAATCTCTATCCCTGATCTAGAGATACGGTCTTATCTTTTCAGTGTGAGTAAAAAAGGCTACAAACCTGAAAGCAGGAGCCTTGATCTCACATCAAATAACTCTGACATTATCTTTGATCTCTCTCCTGACCTCATTTCAGTACCTGTTCTGATCCGGGATAATCAGGGGAAAATTCTTCCCAATGCTTCAGTTATGGTAAACGGTTCACAGGTTGCTGCAAGCAACAACAATGGAACAGCGACCCTTAGCCTTATAGAAAACCAGACTTATCATATTGGGGCAAACCTGTCAGGGTATCTACAAAATAATACAACTATTATTCCTCCTGTCTCATCCCCGGTAATTCTTGTCTTGAGTCCAAAAGAGAAAGACAAGACAACAACTCCATTCCCATGGATGGATGTCGGGATCATCATTCTTGTGGTACTAATTTTACTTGGAATTCTTTATTTCCGGGGCGGTGGAAAGAGACCATCATCGCGGGCAAAGAAAAGACGTGTTGATCTCAGAAAGAGATCACTCTAA